A DNA window from Syngnathus typhle isolate RoL2023-S1 ecotype Sweden linkage group LG2, RoL_Styp_1.0, whole genome shotgun sequence contains the following coding sequences:
- the pard6b gene encoding partitioning defective 6 homolog beta: protein MNKNHRVPSNRSLSAVEVKSKFGAEFRRFSLDRSKPGRFDEFYGLLQHVHRIPNVDLLVGYADMHGDLLPINNDDNYHKAISTASPLLRLFLQRKEEADYTTFGTDSLTRKKNTVLSAVLLRPDANRKKPPVIISLPRDFRPVSSIIDVDILPETHRRVRLYKHGQEKPLGFYIRDGSSVRVTPQGLEKVPAIFISRMVPGGLAESTGLLAVNDEVLEVNGIEVAGKSLDQVTDMMIANSHNLIITVKPANQRNNIVRGGGAASGSSGRSSDSGASYYGYSSSSGPAVSSSGPSHIIQNFPVNELESDEDDEDLVIEAGGDAEPVNRTLSNYSMPTLPLYEPHLNLRASASPPLPFALNGAALAHGSSGSLSKAGSSAPSPDRATRRRSLEEDGTVITL, encoded by the exons ATGAACAAGAACCACCGAGTGCCGAGCAACCGTTCTCTGAGTGCCGTGGAGGTGAAGAGTAAG TTTGGTGCAGAGTTTCGCCGGTTCTCTCTGGATCGCTCGAAGCCCGGCCGCTTTGATGAGTTCTACGGCCTCCTGCAACACGTGCATCGCATCCCCAATGTGGACTTGCTGGTGGGTTACGCCGACATGCACGGCGACCTGTTGCCCATCAACAATGACGACAACTACCACAAGGCCATCTCCACGGCCAGCCCCCTCCTCAGACTCTTCCTGCAGAGGAAAG AGGAAGCGGATTATACAACCTTCGGTACCGATTCGctgacaagaaagaaaaacacggTCCTCTCGGCAGTTCTTCTCCGACCCGATGCCAACAGGAAAAAGCCGCCAGTTATCATCAGCCTCCCGAGAGATTTCCGCCCCGTCTCGTCCATCATAGACGTGGACATCCTGCCCGAGACGCACAGACGCGTGCGGCTGTACAAGCACGGCCAGGAAAAGCCTCTGGGCTTCTACATCCGCGACGGCTCCAGCGTGCGGGTCACGCCGCAGGGCCTGGAGAAAGTCCCTGCCATTTTTATCTCCCGAATGGTTCCCGGCGGCCTGGCAGAAAGCACCGGTCTTCTGGCAGTCAACGATGAGGTCCTGGAGGTGAACGGCATCGAGGTAGCCGGCAAGTCTCTGGACCAAGTGACGGATATGATGATCGCAAACAGTCACAACCTCATCATCACCGTCAAGCCGGCCAATCAGCGGAACAACATCGTCCGGGGCGGGGGCGCGGCGTCCGGCAGCTCGGGGCGGTCCTCGGACAGCGGGGCCAGCTACTACGGCTACTCTTCATCGTCCGGGCCTGCCGTCAGCTCGTCCGGCCCCTCGCACATCATCCAGAATTTCCCCGTCAACGAGCTGGAGAGCGACGAGGATGACGAGGACCTCGTTATCGAGGCAGGGGGCGACGCCGAGCCAGTCAACCGCACGCTATCCAATTACAGCATGCCCACGCTGCCTCTCTACGAGCCACACCTCAACCTCCGAGCGTCCGCTTCGCCGCCACTACCCTTCGCCCTGAATGGCGCGGCACTGGCCCACGGGAGCAGCGGCTCACTAAGCAAGGCCGGATCCTCCGCACCGTCACCTGACAGAGCCACGAGGAGGCGGAGTCTCGAAGAGGATGGGACTGTAATAACACTGTAA
- the adnpb gene encoding activity-dependent neuroprotector homeobox b yields MFQLPVNNLGSLRKARKNVKRALGDIGLEYCKDHLEDFKAYTPPDVYIKHTSWEDVCMWEPSHTKVQDYRSKPFCCSGCLFSSKYFSAYKSHFRNVHSEDFENNILLNCPYCTYNGNKKSLETHIKLFHMPSNNAVRQGPGAMLGGTSGLGMKDGLLKRPGDTLEQAVYYCKKCTYRDPLYNVVRKHIYREHFQQVAQPYIAKPGEKTSTPNGGSAAKAEGSSANSAPTHQIHCKKCLFVPRTYETLVQHVIEDHERIGYQVTAMIGHTSVIVPRPKPILLMPPKTHGDKTIIGMGPKGAVMATTRPSASQQMVRVAGVSKLSFGSQTLLTGHKHEPVGLKAGSNQPFSFAGQQPKATLPGNAQVSLQPHSAKHHFSAGGLRSPVMVSGASSLKSNPLGSRVQAAATTFASITAKKSGSSVLSTSYTQKWKICTICNELFPENVYSSHFEKEHKAEKVPAVANYIMKIHNFTSKCLYCNRYLPSDTLLNHMLIHGLSCPHCRATFNDVEKMVAHMRQSHPNESVGPRTDSPLTFDLTLQQGNPKNVQLIVTTYNMKDAPEESVAFHAHNTAVSPSLSTSLLSAKRLLSQHPPKMHLSVPESASVKNVPQTSVPYKRDVGKTLCPLCFSILKGPISESLAHHLRDKHQVIQTVHPVEKKLTYKCIHCLGVYTSNMTASTITLHLVHCRGVGKSHNGQEKSAHVSRIGQGSAVKRIAFESADISPPKKKRRGPPGERAHPRDMNGSFTENPDEPVALALDPEGLESDSYESRKAFLTRYFNRAPYATQREVEKLAAGLWLWKSDISSHFVNTRRKCTRECQSHNPAVLLGFSMHELSKVNHELALDRVGGASWSQTDRRRTSRTRLGLSERARQRHKESVAANVKGFTPQPNTTGDQTETINSILLQKKNKDPTEPIAIDSDSDEEVRGESSQVFCQPPGTKERAALTMEANVTTQDAFDDEDDDDDDDDDDDDDDANEEVHFENGFGPTDAAQGRDSLPIIIPKFVPSSARRGGDGAQLGKQQQV; encoded by the exons GACTTTAAAGCCTATACCCCCCCAGACGTGTACATAAAGCACACTTCTTGGGAAGATGTGTGCATGTGGGAGCCATCGCATACCAAAGTCCAG GACTACAGATCCAAACCTTTTTGCTGCTCCGGCTGCCTCTTCTCATCCAAATACTTCTCAGCGTACAAGAGCCACTTCCGCAATGTCCACAGCGAAGACTTTGAGAACAACATCCTGCTTAACTGCCCTTACTGCACATACAATGGGAACAAAAAGAGCCTGGAGACGCACATCAAACTTTTCCACATGCCCAGCAACAACGCCGTGCGCCAGGGTCCCGGCGCCATGCTGGGCGGTACCAGTGGTCTCGGGATGAAGGATGGCCTCCTAAAGAGGCCGGGGGACACCCTCGAACAGGCGGTGTACTACTGCAAAAAGTGCACCTACCGGGACCCTTTGTACAATGTGGTGCGAAAGCACATCTACAGGGAACACTTCCAGCAGGTGGCTCAGCCTTACATCGCAAAACCGGGAGAGAAGACCAGCACTCCAAATGGCGGATCCGCCGCCAAAGCAGAGGGTAGCAGTGCCAATAGCGCTCCAACTCATCAGATCCATTGCAAGAAGTGTCTGTTCGTTCCAAGGACCTATGAGACGCTCGTGCAGCATGTCATCGAGGACCACGAGAGGATCGGCTACCAGGTGACTGCCATGATTGGACACACCAGCGTGATCGTCCCCCGCCCCAAACCCATCCTACTGATGCCCCCGAAAACTCACGGGGACAAGACCATTATCGGGATGGGCCCGAAGGGGGCCGTCATGGCCACCACTAGGCCGTCGGCTTCTCAGCAGATGGTCCGAGTTGCCGGTGTCTCAAAGCTGAGCTTTGGTTCTCAGACTCTCCTAACAGGCCATAAACACGAGCCAGTAGGTTTAAAGGCGGGGAGCAACCAGCCCTTCAGTTTTGCTGGCCAACAGCCCAAGGCCACTCTCCCGGGAAACGCCCAGGTTTCTCTGCAGCCCCACTCGGCCAAACATCACTTTTCGGCAGGCGGCCTGCGGAGCCCGGTGATGGTCAGCGGCGCGTCCTCCCTCAAGTCCAACCCCCTGGGCTCACGAGTCCAGGCGGCTGCCACCACCTTCGCATCAATCACAGCCAAGAAAAGCGGCTCCTCGGTCCTGAGCACGTCTTACACCCAGAAGTGGAAAATCTGTACCATTTGCAACGAGCTCTTCCCAGAGAACGTGTACAGTTCTCACTTTGAGAAGGAGCACAAAGCCGAGAAGGTTCCCGCCGTGGCCAACTACATCATGAAGATTCACAACTTCACCAGCAAGTGTCTCTACTGCAACCGCTATCTCCCCAGTGACACCTTGTTAAACCACATGCTCATACATGGCCTGTCCTGCCCGCACTGCCGCGCCACTTTCAACGACGTGGAGAAGATGGTGGCGCACATGCGTCAGTCGCACCCCAACGAGTCGGTGGGCCCTCGCACCGACTCCCCCTTGACTTTCGATCTCACCCTGCAACAGGGCAACCCAAAGAACGTTCAGTTGATTGTGACGACCTACAATATGAAAGATGCCCCAGAGGAGTCTGTGGCTTTTCATGCCCACAACACGGCCGTGTCGCCTTCCCTGTCCACCTCCCTGCTGTCGGCCAAGAGGTTATTGTCTCAGCACCCGCCTAAAATGCACTTGAGTGTACCCGAGAGTGCGTCCGTCAAGAATGTGCCACAAACGTCTGTACCGTACAAGAGGGACGTAGGGAAGACCCTCTGTCCGCTTTGCTTCTCCATCCTCAAGGGCCCCATCTCGGAGTCGCTGGCCCACCACTTGAGAGACAAGCACCAGGTCATTCAAACTGTCCATCCGGTGGAGAAGAAACTGACCTACAAGTGTATTCACTGCCTTGGTGTGTACACCAGTAACATGACTGCCTCCACCATCACCTTACACTTGGTGCACTGTCGTGGCGTAGGCAAGTCACACAACGGCCAGGAGAAGTCCGCTCACGTCTCTCGAATCGGTCAGGGCAGCGCCGTGAAACGTATCGCTTTTGAGAGCGCCGACATTAGTCCGCCAAAAAAGAAGAGGCGGGGACCGCCTGGGGAGAGAGCACACCCGAGAGATATGAACGGTTCGTTTACCGAAAACCCGGATGAGCCCGTTGCCCTCGCGCTAGACCCGGAAGGATTAGAAAGTGATTCGTACGAATCAAGGAAGGCATTCCTCACGCGCTACTTCAATCGGGCGCCGTACGCCACACAGCGAGAGGTGGAGAAGCTGGCGGCCGGTCTGTGGCTGTGGAAGTCGGACATCTCCAGCCACTTTGTCAACACGCGCAGGAAATGCACACGGGAATGCCAAAGTCACAACCCTGCCGTCTTGCTCGGATTCAGCATGCACGAGCTTAGCAAAGTGAACCACGAGTTGGCATTGGACAGGGTGGGCGGCGCGAGCTGGAGCCAAACGGACCGAAGGCGCACGTCCAGGACACGCTTGGGCCTCTCAGAACGAGCCCGCCAAAGGCACAAGGAGTCAGTCGCCGCCAACGTCAAGGGTTTTACCCCGCAACCGAACACTACAGGAGACCAAACCGAGACAATCAACAGCatactgctgcaaaaaaaaaacaaggacccGACCGAGCCGATCGCCATCGACTCGGACAGTGACGAGGAAGTCCGAGGCGAGTCGTCCCAAGTGTTCTGTCAACCTCCGGGCACCAAGGAGAGAGCGGCACTCACTATGGAGGCCAACGTTACAACGCAAGACGCATTCGATGAcgaggatgacgacgacgacgatgatgacgacgacgacgatgacgacgcgAATGAAGAGGTCCACTTTGAGAACGGTTTCGGGCCCACCGATGCAGCCCAAGGAAGAGATTCGCTGCCCATCATTATTCCCAAATTCGTACCCTCGTCTGCTAGGCGGGGCGGCGACGGAGCACAGCTGGGTAAGCAGCAGCAGGTCTGA